A DNA window from Sulfitobacter noctilucicola contains the following coding sequences:
- a CDS encoding ATP-binding cassette domain-containing protein, with protein sequence MMYEISDLRLSFPDLNNKPLLGAAPRIEVLKGLSFDVPKGAVLGIVGGSGSGKSTLGRAMLRLLEPTAGSIKFDGNDITHQSEDQLRGLRRRFQMIFQDPMSSLNPRRRVGGIIAGPLRLHGLDGIPARIDEALDMVGLPRSFAQRYPHELSGGQRQRVGIARAIALRPDFILADEIVSGLDVSSQAQVLNLLGELVRELGLTLAFISHDLSVIRRLCSRVLVLHLGEIVEEAETAALFAAPQAEYTRTLMNAIPLPDPDQPWE encoded by the coding sequence ATGATGTATGAAATCAGCGATCTGCGGCTGTCCTTTCCGGATTTGAACAACAAGCCCCTGCTGGGTGCCGCGCCACGGATCGAAGTCCTGAAGGGTCTTAGCTTTGATGTGCCCAAAGGTGCTGTGTTGGGTATCGTTGGTGGATCCGGCTCTGGTAAATCCACATTGGGTCGCGCGATGCTACGCTTGCTGGAGCCAACGGCGGGCTCCATCAAGTTTGACGGGAACGACATTACGCACCAGTCCGAGGACCAGCTGCGCGGGTTGCGCCGGCGCTTTCAGATGATTTTTCAGGACCCGATGTCATCGCTTAATCCGCGTCGCCGCGTGGGGGGGATCATCGCGGGGCCCTTGCGGCTACACGGACTGGACGGCATTCCTGCGCGAATTGACGAGGCGCTCGATATGGTTGGCTTGCCGCGCAGTTTTGCGCAGCGCTATCCGCATGAGTTGTCCGGCGGACAACGCCAACGTGTCGGCATCGCGCGCGCCATTGCGTTACGACCGGACTTTATTCTGGCGGACGAGATCGTGTCGGGCCTTGATGTCTCTAGCCAAGCGCAGGTGCTGAACCTGCTGGGAGAGTTGGTGCGCGAACTGGGGCTGACGCTTGCCTTTATCAGCCACGACCTGTCAGTGATCCGGCGGTTATGTTCGCGTGTTCTGGTATTGCACCTTGGTGAGATTGTGGAAGAGGCAGAGACCGCCGCGCTTTTTGCCGCGCCTCAGGCCGAATACACGCGTACTTTGATGAATGCGATCCCATTGCCGGACCCTGACCAGCCGTGGGAATAA
- a CDS encoding aminotransferase class V-fold PLP-dependent enzyme, protein MNNDPAYFLYHSIGLYPDKASDMAGALSAFSSEWAALDDGQWPAVLSARSEFLALWRDLIDAPDGSLTSAENVTTALFSVLGGLPPERLRGKKVLIAADCFPSLHFLLNGMADRLGYALETVPIRQGDFWVRDEDMIAAWDESVGLALLTFVTSTSSHRCDLDALIAHGHRMGSVVGVDLTQGIGIIPFSLNDTPADFVVSTTLKWLCGTPGAGIIQMRPDMIAEVKPELRGWFSQDNPFSWDLDAFDYAPDARRFEHGTPSVLACVGSVPALRWHAGQTDLLAHNRMLTKAVIERADETGLTIATPRDETARGGSVMLELPSDSDPKALVDHLREQHIHTDARGRILRISPGAVTRDAHVDRLFNALGDLL, encoded by the coding sequence ATGAATAATGATCCCGCCTATTTTCTCTATCACTCCATCGGCCTTTATCCTGACAAGGCGTCGGACATGGCAGGGGCCCTGTCCGCATTTTCGAGCGAGTGGGCAGCGTTGGATGACGGACAGTGGCCTGCGGTTCTAAGCGCGCGTTCAGAGTTTCTTGCTCTCTGGCGCGATCTGATAGATGCGCCTGATGGTTCACTGACCTCCGCCGAAAATGTGACAACGGCACTTTTCTCTGTGCTTGGTGGTCTTCCGCCCGAGCGATTGCGCGGCAAGAAAGTGTTGATCGCGGCAGATTGCTTCCCATCGCTGCATTTCTTGTTGAACGGCATGGCAGACCGGCTCGGCTATGCCCTTGAAACGGTGCCAATCCGCCAAGGCGATTTTTGGGTGCGTGATGAAGATATGATCGCAGCATGGGACGAAAGTGTGGGGCTGGCTTTGTTGACCTTTGTGACATCCACGTCTTCGCATCGTTGTGATCTGGATGCATTGATTGCACACGGTCACCGCATGGGCAGCGTTGTTGGTGTGGACCTGACCCAAGGCATCGGGATCATTCCGTTTTCCCTTAATGACACACCTGCCGATTTCGTTGTGTCGACCACATTGAAGTGGCTCTGTGGTACGCCCGGTGCGGGTATCATCCAGATGCGGCCTGACATGATCGCAGAGGTCAAACCGGAGCTGCGCGGATGGTTCAGTCAGGACAATCCGTTCTCTTGGGATCTGGACGCTTTTGACTACGCGCCTGATGCGCGGCGGTTTGAGCATGGGACGCCTTCGGTTCTGGCTTGCGTTGGATCTGTGCCTGCGCTGCGATGGCATGCGGGGCAGACCGATCTTTTGGCGCATAACCGGATGCTGACAAAGGCGGTAATCGAACGGGCGGATGAGACTGGCCTGACGATCGCAACGCCGCGCGATGAAACCGCACGTGGCGGGTCGGTCATGCTGGAGCTGCCAAGCGATAGCGACCCCAAGGCGTTGGTGGATCATTTGCGTGAACAGCACATCCACACAGATGCGCGTGGCCGCATCTTGCGGATATCACCGGGTGCCGTGACCCGAGACGCGCATGTTGATCGCTTGTTCAACGCGCTGGGCGACCTATTGTAA
- a CDS encoding pyridoxal phosphate-dependent aminotransferase gives MPIRPARRITDTSPKNFGMFAKAVGMEGDLIHLELGMPAEDTPQHIKDATIAALQAGHVHYSDLQGIPDLRNAIADKMRRQNNVDVTPDEVIVTNGLTQASFAAFMAFLDEGDECLLLAPYYPQHIGKAELAGAKVTIAPLDASDNFSINRALIEPLITPQTRAIALINPCNPTGRVYSRDELQVLADLAQEHDLLILSDEVYEEITYDAASHISIASLPGMKQRTVTMCAFTKAYAMDGWRLGYIVADAALIGPMMKITTNEVTHVNTFVQHGALAALTGDPAILSDMVSRDRERRDLVVTRLNQMPGVTCAPVEGTIYAFPNITATGLNAQDCADKLLQETGVVVEAGSFYGDAGEGHLRVCFGCAEMDVLTDAMDRMQRFFNGL, from the coding sequence ATGCCGATCCGTCCTGCCCGCCGCATCACTGATACCTCGCCAAAGAACTTTGGCATGTTTGCCAAAGCCGTCGGGATGGAGGGCGATTTGATTCATCTGGAGCTAGGTATGCCTGCCGAAGATACGCCGCAACATATCAAGGACGCGACCATCGCCGCGCTTCAGGCCGGACATGTGCATTATTCAGACCTGCAAGGGATTCCTGATTTGCGCAACGCAATCGCTGACAAAATGCGCCGCCAGAACAATGTGGATGTTACGCCTGACGAAGTGATCGTGACCAATGGGCTCACACAGGCTTCCTTTGCCGCATTCATGGCTTTCCTTGATGAAGGTGACGAATGCCTGTTGCTCGCCCCCTACTACCCCCAACATATCGGCAAGGCGGAACTTGCGGGCGCGAAAGTTACCATCGCTCCACTCGACGCATCTGACAACTTTTCCATCAACCGTGCATTGATCGAGCCGTTGATCACCCCACAAACCCGCGCCATCGCATTAATCAACCCCTGCAACCCTACAGGCCGCGTCTATAGCCGTGATGAATTGCAAGTATTGGCTGATCTGGCGCAGGAGCATGATCTGCTGATCCTGTCCGATGAAGTTTACGAAGAAATCACCTATGACGCCGCCAGCCACATCTCTATCGCGTCATTGCCGGGGATGAAGCAACGCACGGTAACAATGTGCGCCTTTACCAAGGCCTATGCGATGGATGGATGGCGATTGGGCTATATCGTGGCAGATGCGGCGCTGATCGGGCCGATGATGAAGATTACAACTAATGAAGTCACCCATGTGAACACATTCGTTCAGCACGGTGCCCTCGCCGCACTGACCGGTGATCCGGCGATCCTGTCTGACATGGTCTCAAGGGATCGGGAGCGGCGTGATCTGGTGGTCACCCGCCTGAACCAAATGCCCGGCGTGACCTGCGCACCGGTGGAGGGGACGATCTACGCCTTTCCCAATATTACCGCCACAGGCCTGAACGCCCAAGACTGTGCGGACAAGCTGCTACAGGAAACAGGTGTCGTCGTCGAAGCGGGCAGTTTCTATGGTGACGCGGGCGAAGGACATCTGCGTGTGTGCTTCGGATGTGCGGAGATGGATGTCCTGACGGATGCGATGGACCGTATGCAGCGCTTCTTCAACGGGCTGTAA
- a CDS encoding SDR family NAD(P)-dependent oxidoreductase, with protein sequence MSKIAVVTGAAGGMGRAITAQLMGDGYHVVGLDVAEDGLADMAADGFTAMVVDLMDAGAIRAAFDQIGDAHGGVDALVNNAGTCFMSEFPDIPEDEFERQMALNFSAAFHCCQAAIKLMQGREGVRKIVNISSNGAYNFDVFDPPHYRASKAALDNLTKDLARRYAQDKITANSIAPAMTETPLFNVLTEDVLANAVAQMPHGRAMQPSEIAAWVGFLMSPAGEVSSGNVIILNQGRDVR encoded by the coding sequence ATGAGCAAAATCGCAGTGGTCACTGGTGCAGCAGGCGGTATGGGGCGTGCAATCACAGCTCAATTGATGGGAGACGGCTACCATGTCGTGGGGCTCGATGTGGCGGAGGATGGACTTGCTGACATGGCCGCTGATGGATTTACCGCAATGGTGGTCGATCTGATGGATGCGGGTGCGATCCGCGCCGCCTTTGACCAGATCGGGGATGCGCACGGGGGCGTCGATGCTTTGGTCAACAATGCCGGCACCTGCTTTATGTCCGAGTTTCCGGATATTCCCGAAGACGAGTTCGAGCGGCAGATGGCGCTCAACTTCTCGGCGGCCTTCCATTGCTGCCAGGCCGCGATCAAACTCATGCAAGGTCGCGAAGGCGTGCGCAAAATCGTTAACATAAGCTCTAACGGTGCGTACAACTTCGACGTGTTTGATCCACCGCATTACCGCGCTTCGAAAGCGGCGCTTGATAACCTGACCAAAGACCTTGCCCGCCGGTATGCACAAGACAAGATCACAGCCAATTCCATTGCCCCCGCGATGACAGAGACTCCTTTATTTAATGTGCTGACCGAAGACGTATTGGCAAATGCTGTCGCGCAGATGCCTCACGGCCGCGCAATGCAACCATCAGAGATCGCCGCATGGGTGGGTTTCTTGATGTCTCCTGCCGGAGAAGTGTCGAGCGGGAATGTCATTATATTGAACCAGGGGCGTGATGTGCGTTGA
- a CDS encoding MBL fold metallo-hydrolase — MSTQVSLKGKPKRLAVLDYGLFEVHAGPRTIGICGFVVETEADEVVLIDTGFPAKYAVDADAATAEDELGSFGRVLSVTYDNLPEAQLALLGLVKSDVTLMIQSHTHIDHVGDMAGYPQAPILISADERALPRPLYWSGKQAMEWPARDYIELTEDTSIGDGFEVLHCPGHAPGQLAFMVRLPQTGWIMLTSDAISRASEIDEKFAGSWDDDLAIHHGDRLMALAKARDAFVIFGHSPEQWPELKKAPHWFQ; from the coding sequence ATGAGTACCCAAGTCTCCCTTAAGGGCAAACCGAAACGTCTGGCCGTACTGGATTACGGTCTGTTTGAAGTACACGCAGGGCCGCGCACCATCGGCATCTGCGGTTTTGTGGTCGAGACCGAAGCAGATGAGGTCGTGCTGATCGACACAGGTTTTCCCGCAAAATATGCTGTGGATGCAGATGCCGCCACAGCAGAAGATGAGCTTGGCAGTTTCGGCAGGGTGTTGAGCGTCACCTATGACAATTTGCCGGAAGCGCAACTGGCGCTTCTGGGGCTGGTGAAATCGGATGTCACTTTAATGATCCAGAGCCACACGCACATCGACCACGTCGGCGACATGGCGGGGTATCCGCAGGCACCTATCCTGATCTCGGCTGATGAACGAGCCCTGCCCCGCCCGCTTTATTGGTCCGGCAAGCAGGCGATGGAATGGCCCGCGCGTGACTATATCGAGCTAACTGAGGATACCTCCATCGGTGACGGCTTTGAGGTACTGCATTGTCCGGGCCACGCGCCGGGCCAATTGGCGTTTATGGTCAGGCTACCCCAGACGGGCTGGATAATGCTGACCTCTGATGCAATCAGCCGCGCATCTGAGATAGACGAGAAATTCGCCGGATCATGGGACGATGATCTGGCGATCCATCACGGCGACAGATTGATGGCACTCGCAAAAGCACGAGACGCCTTTGTGATCTTTGGCCATTCGCCGGAGCAATGGCCGGAGTTAAAGAAAGCACCGCATTGGTTCCAATAA
- a CDS encoding pyridoxal phosphate-dependent aminotransferase, translating into MKVKIHTLFQYLLETTDAAPEAIVGFSLSESPVLGDYLDDLDPNQSLDWNGRDFRGLPELRDHVLRQSGLQGLCAAKDVLITAGAAEANYLAIMQLLQPDDEIVIETPGWPQAEVLAKAIGAKIIKLQRREADNWALPLDQLADAVTSKTKMIFVTNPNNPTGDLLDENAIKELVRIADRVGAWLLVDEVYAGLEWDGPRAPSVAGLYSRGITTGSVSKALGLQGLRTGWLICPDPDLIMDAVILRENSSEIMNIMGEAIAEIALRPERYNKAMDKARSEGAANLDQLNRWIADTPQLEWVAPRAGLIGLGRLPKGTHSDAFASFLLEEPYKTFILPGSAYEQPEHIRLGVGGGAGVNLLDGLDRLSQALRDWKGG; encoded by the coding sequence ATGAAAGTCAAGATACACACGCTGTTTCAATATCTACTTGAGACAACAGACGCTGCACCGGAGGCAATCGTCGGGTTCTCTTTGTCGGAATCGCCCGTGCTGGGGGATTACCTTGATGATCTAGACCCGAACCAATCGCTCGACTGGAACGGTAGGGATTTTCGCGGTCTGCCGGAATTGCGCGACCATGTTTTGCGGCAGTCAGGATTGCAGGGATTATGCGCGGCCAAAGATGTCCTGATTACCGCTGGTGCGGCAGAAGCGAACTATCTCGCGATAATGCAACTCCTCCAGCCCGACGACGAGATTGTCATCGAGACACCGGGCTGGCCGCAAGCCGAAGTGTTGGCCAAAGCCATCGGAGCGAAGATCATCAAGTTGCAGCGACGCGAGGCAGACAATTGGGCGCTGCCGCTGGATCAGCTTGCCGATGCGGTCACATCCAAAACGAAGATGATCTTTGTCACAAACCCGAATAACCCGACGGGGGATCTGCTTGACGAGAACGCGATCAAAGAACTGGTACGTATCGCAGACCGCGTTGGCGCGTGGTTGTTGGTAGATGAGGTATACGCCGGGCTTGAATGGGACGGGCCCCGCGCGCCATCTGTGGCGGGACTATATAGCAGGGGCATCACGACAGGTTCGGTAAGCAAGGCGCTGGGCTTGCAAGGGTTGCGCACTGGCTGGCTGATCTGTCCTGATCCCGATTTGATTATGGACGCGGTCATCCTGCGCGAGAATTCATCAGAGATCATGAATATAATGGGAGAAGCGATCGCCGAGATCGCGCTTCGCCCAGAGCGCTACAACAAGGCTATGGATAAGGCGCGCAGTGAAGGTGCTGCCAACCTCGACCAACTGAACCGTTGGATCGCTGATACGCCACAACTGGAGTGGGTGGCACCACGCGCGGGTCTGATCGGACTGGGCCGCCTGCCCAAGGGAACGCACAGCGATGCGTTCGCGAGCTTCCTGTTAGAGGAACCGTACAAGACGTTCATTCTACCGGGGTCCGCATATGAGCAGCCAGAGCACATTCGTTTGGGGGTAGGGGGCGGCGCAGGCGTAAACCTTCTGGATGGTTTGGACCGTCTTTCGCAGGCATTGAGGGACTGGAAGGGGGGCTGA